One genomic region from Nymphaea colorata isolate Beijing-Zhang1983 chromosome 12, ASM883128v2, whole genome shotgun sequence encodes:
- the LOC116266034 gene encoding uncharacterized protein LOC116266034, with the protein MASSCHEEPSSSEPSPETTISDIKIEHEPPDSRLSELGIRSWPKWGCPPGKFPLKFDAEETCYFLKGKVRAYMSGSSEYVEFGAGDLVVIPKGLRCTWEVSIAVDKHYKFDCS; encoded by the exons ATGGCGAGTTCTTGTCATGAGGAGCCTTCATCCTCGGAGCCGAGCCCGGAGACCACGATCTCCGACATAAAAATTGAGCACGAACCGCCGGACTCGCGGTTGTCGGAACTTGGCATCCGCTCATGGCCAAA ATGGGGATGTCCTCCTGGGAAATTTCCGCTGAAATTTGATGCTGAGGAGACGTGCTACTTCCTCAAGGGCAAGGTCCGGGCGTACATGAGCGGGTCTTCCGAGTATGTAGAGTTCGGAGCAGGTGATTTGGTGGTTATTCCAAAGGGTCTCAGGTGCACTTGGGAGGTCTCCATTGCAGTAGATAAGCATTACAAATTTGACTGCTCTTGA
- the LOC116265407 gene encoding uncharacterized protein LOC116265407 isoform X2: MSRDLRVRMASGSASETAQLSSSLPPLPEKRIVLGCGGAGVDYLAVVKQFPQPDDKMRCVSAKVEGGGNAANTLTCTARLGLRPRLITKVANDGLGKNILDELESDGVDTKYIVVSKDGNSPFTYVIVDPQTKTRTCIFTPGDPPMVLDDLSPSSVSSALSGTSLVYFDGRLQETALVIAKEASNLGIPILVDAERKREGLDDLLNLADYVVCSAKFPQAWTGAPTVPSALIAMLLKLPQTKFVIVTLGESGSVMLERSLHGPGMDNMDVDNLFNSLKQNIDDSSIMPTCFPSEVVMLRADGIGQVTGRIIIGTAEKIPPSELIDTTGAGDAFIGAVIYGVCAGMMPEKMLPFAAQVAAANCRALGARSGLPLRSDARLAPLL, from the exons ATGTCGCGAG ATCTCAGGGTGAGAATGGCTTCGGGATCGGCTTCAGAAACTGCTCAGTTGTCTTCTTCTCTACCGCCTCTTCCGGAGAAACGAATTGTC CTAGGTTGTGGCGGCGCTGGTGTGGATTATTTGGCCGTCGTGAAGCAATTCCCTCAACCAGATGATAAAATGCGGTGCGTGAGTGCCAAG GTTGAAGGAGGTGGAAATGCCGCGAACACACTGACGTGCACAGCCCGTTTGGGGCTGAGGCCTAGGCTTATAACAAAG GTTGCTAATGATGGCCTAGGAAAGAACATTCTAGACGAATTAGAATCAGATGGAGTTGACACGAAATACATTGTG GTCTCTAAGGATGGGAATTCTCCATTTACCTATGTTATTGTTGATCCTCAAAC AAAAACTCGCACTTGCATTTTCACGCCTGGGGACCCGCCTATGGTTCTTGATGATCTTTCACCTTCGAGCGTATCCTCTGCATTGAGTGGTACAAGCCTTGTATATTTTGACGGAAGGCTGCAGGAAACGGCATTGGTTATTGCAAAAGAA GCTTCTAATTTGGGTATACCCATATTGGTTGATGctgaaaggaaaagagaaggacTGGATGACCTCCTTAATCTAGCAGATTATGTTGTATGCTCAGCTAAATTTCCTCAG GCATGGACAGGGGCTCCTACAGTTCCATCTGCCTTGATTGCTATGCTTTTAAAGCTGCCACAGACTAAATTTGTGATTGTAACTCTTGGAGAATCAGGATCTGTAATGTTAGAAAGAAGCTTACATG GCCCTGGCATGGACAATATGGACGTAGACAACCTTTTTAATTCATTAAAGCAGAACATTGATGATAGCAGTATTATGCCAACGTGTTTCCCATCAGAG GTCGTGATGCTCAGAGCAGATGGGATTGGCCAGGTAACTGGGAGGATAATTATAGGCACTGCAGAAAAAATTCCACCTTCCGAGCTCATTGACACAACAGGAGCTGGGGATGCATTTATTGGAGCGGTTATATACG GCGTCTGTGCAGGCATGATGCCTGAGAAAATGTTGCCTTTTGCTGCTCAAGTG GCTGCTGCCAACTGTCGTGCTTTGGGTGCTCGAAGTGGCTTACCTTTGCGTAGTGATGCACGATTGGCACCATTGCTATAG
- the LOC116265407 gene encoding uncharacterized protein LOC116265407 isoform X1: MSRRQGLHIPLFDSENVARVRMASGSASETAQLSSSLPPLPEKRIVLGCGGAGVDYLAVVKQFPQPDDKMRCVSAKVEGGGNAANTLTCTARLGLRPRLITKVANDGLGKNILDELESDGVDTKYIVVSKDGNSPFTYVIVDPQTKTRTCIFTPGDPPMVLDDLSPSSVSSALSGTSLVYFDGRLQETALVIAKEASNLGIPILVDAERKREGLDDLLNLADYVVCSAKFPQAWTGAPTVPSALIAMLLKLPQTKFVIVTLGESGSVMLERSLHGPGMDNMDVDNLFNSLKQNIDDSSIMPTCFPSEVVMLRADGIGQVTGRIIIGTAEKIPPSELIDTTGAGDAFIGAVIYGVCAGMMPEKMLPFAAQVAAANCRALGARSGLPLRSDARLAPLL; this comes from the exons ATGTCTCGTCGGCAGGGCCTCCATATCCCTCTCTTCGACTCTGAAAATGTCGCGAG GGTGAGAATGGCTTCGGGATCGGCTTCAGAAACTGCTCAGTTGTCTTCTTCTCTACCGCCTCTTCCGGAGAAACGAATTGTC CTAGGTTGTGGCGGCGCTGGTGTGGATTATTTGGCCGTCGTGAAGCAATTCCCTCAACCAGATGATAAAATGCGGTGCGTGAGTGCCAAG GTTGAAGGAGGTGGAAATGCCGCGAACACACTGACGTGCACAGCCCGTTTGGGGCTGAGGCCTAGGCTTATAACAAAG GTTGCTAATGATGGCCTAGGAAAGAACATTCTAGACGAATTAGAATCAGATGGAGTTGACACGAAATACATTGTG GTCTCTAAGGATGGGAATTCTCCATTTACCTATGTTATTGTTGATCCTCAAAC AAAAACTCGCACTTGCATTTTCACGCCTGGGGACCCGCCTATGGTTCTTGATGATCTTTCACCTTCGAGCGTATCCTCTGCATTGAGTGGTACAAGCCTTGTATATTTTGACGGAAGGCTGCAGGAAACGGCATTGGTTATTGCAAAAGAA GCTTCTAATTTGGGTATACCCATATTGGTTGATGctgaaaggaaaagagaaggacTGGATGACCTCCTTAATCTAGCAGATTATGTTGTATGCTCAGCTAAATTTCCTCAG GCATGGACAGGGGCTCCTACAGTTCCATCTGCCTTGATTGCTATGCTTTTAAAGCTGCCACAGACTAAATTTGTGATTGTAACTCTTGGAGAATCAGGATCTGTAATGTTAGAAAGAAGCTTACATG GCCCTGGCATGGACAATATGGACGTAGACAACCTTTTTAATTCATTAAAGCAGAACATTGATGATAGCAGTATTATGCCAACGTGTTTCCCATCAGAG GTCGTGATGCTCAGAGCAGATGGGATTGGCCAGGTAACTGGGAGGATAATTATAGGCACTGCAGAAAAAATTCCACCTTCCGAGCTCATTGACACAACAGGAGCTGGGGATGCATTTATTGGAGCGGTTATATACG GCGTCTGTGCAGGCATGATGCCTGAGAAAATGTTGCCTTTTGCTGCTCAAGTG GCTGCTGCCAACTGTCGTGCTTTGGGTGCTCGAAGTGGCTTACCTTTGCGTAGTGATGCACGATTGGCACCATTGCTATAG
- the LOC116265407 gene encoding uncharacterized protein LOC116265407 isoform X3 → MSRRQGLHIPLFDSENVARVRMASGSASETAQLSSSLPPLPEKRIVLGCGGAGVDYLAVVKQFPQPDDKMRCVSAKVEGGGNAANTLTCTARLGLRPRLITKVANDGLGKNILDELESDGVDTKYIVVSKDGNSPFTYVIVDPQTKTRTCIFTPGDPPMVLDDLSPSSVSSALSGTSLVYFDGRLQETALVIAKEASNLGIPILVDAERKREGLDDLLNLADYVVCSAKFPQAWTGAPTVPSALIAMLLKLPQTKFVIVTLGESGSVMLERSLHGPGMDNMDVDNLFNSLKQNIDDSSIMPTCFPSEVVMLRADGIGQVTGRIIIGTAEKIPPSELIDTTGAGDAFIGAVIYGTLFLSSHGHHN, encoded by the exons ATGTCTCGTCGGCAGGGCCTCCATATCCCTCTCTTCGACTCTGAAAATGTCGCGAG GGTGAGAATGGCTTCGGGATCGGCTTCAGAAACTGCTCAGTTGTCTTCTTCTCTACCGCCTCTTCCGGAGAAACGAATTGTC CTAGGTTGTGGCGGCGCTGGTGTGGATTATTTGGCCGTCGTGAAGCAATTCCCTCAACCAGATGATAAAATGCGGTGCGTGAGTGCCAAG GTTGAAGGAGGTGGAAATGCCGCGAACACACTGACGTGCACAGCCCGTTTGGGGCTGAGGCCTAGGCTTATAACAAAG GTTGCTAATGATGGCCTAGGAAAGAACATTCTAGACGAATTAGAATCAGATGGAGTTGACACGAAATACATTGTG GTCTCTAAGGATGGGAATTCTCCATTTACCTATGTTATTGTTGATCCTCAAAC AAAAACTCGCACTTGCATTTTCACGCCTGGGGACCCGCCTATGGTTCTTGATGATCTTTCACCTTCGAGCGTATCCTCTGCATTGAGTGGTACAAGCCTTGTATATTTTGACGGAAGGCTGCAGGAAACGGCATTGGTTATTGCAAAAGAA GCTTCTAATTTGGGTATACCCATATTGGTTGATGctgaaaggaaaagagaaggacTGGATGACCTCCTTAATCTAGCAGATTATGTTGTATGCTCAGCTAAATTTCCTCAG GCATGGACAGGGGCTCCTACAGTTCCATCTGCCTTGATTGCTATGCTTTTAAAGCTGCCACAGACTAAATTTGTGATTGTAACTCTTGGAGAATCAGGATCTGTAATGTTAGAAAGAAGCTTACATG GCCCTGGCATGGACAATATGGACGTAGACAACCTTTTTAATTCATTAAAGCAGAACATTGATGATAGCAGTATTATGCCAACGTGTTTCCCATCAGAG GTCGTGATGCTCAGAGCAGATGGGATTGGCCAGGTAACTGGGAGGATAATTATAGGCACTGCAGAAAAAATTCCACCTTCCGAGCTCATTGACACAACAGGAGCTGGGGATGCATTTATTGGAGCGGTTATATACG GgactctttttctctcttctcatgGCCACCACAACTGA
- the LOC116265407 gene encoding uncharacterized protein LOC116265407 isoform X4 translates to MPRMEVLLVEGGGNAANTLTCTARLGLRPRLITKVANDGLGKNILDELESDGVDTKYIVVSKDGNSPFTYVIVDPQTKTRTCIFTPGDPPMVLDDLSPSSVSSALSGTSLVYFDGRLQETALVIAKEASNLGIPILVDAERKREGLDDLLNLADYVVCSAKFPQAWTGAPTVPSALIAMLLKLPQTKFVIVTLGESGSVMLERSLHGPGMDNMDVDNLFNSLKQNIDDSSIMPTCFPSEVVMLRADGIGQVTGRIIIGTAEKIPPSELIDTTGAGDAFIGAVIYGVCAGMMPEKMLPFAAQVAAANCRALGARSGLPLRSDARLAPLL, encoded by the exons ATGCCACGAATGGAAGTGCTGCTG GTTGAAGGAGGTGGAAATGCCGCGAACACACTGACGTGCACAGCCCGTTTGGGGCTGAGGCCTAGGCTTATAACAAAG GTTGCTAATGATGGCCTAGGAAAGAACATTCTAGACGAATTAGAATCAGATGGAGTTGACACGAAATACATTGTG GTCTCTAAGGATGGGAATTCTCCATTTACCTATGTTATTGTTGATCCTCAAAC AAAAACTCGCACTTGCATTTTCACGCCTGGGGACCCGCCTATGGTTCTTGATGATCTTTCACCTTCGAGCGTATCCTCTGCATTGAGTGGTACAAGCCTTGTATATTTTGACGGAAGGCTGCAGGAAACGGCATTGGTTATTGCAAAAGAA GCTTCTAATTTGGGTATACCCATATTGGTTGATGctgaaaggaaaagagaaggacTGGATGACCTCCTTAATCTAGCAGATTATGTTGTATGCTCAGCTAAATTTCCTCAG GCATGGACAGGGGCTCCTACAGTTCCATCTGCCTTGATTGCTATGCTTTTAAAGCTGCCACAGACTAAATTTGTGATTGTAACTCTTGGAGAATCAGGATCTGTAATGTTAGAAAGAAGCTTACATG GCCCTGGCATGGACAATATGGACGTAGACAACCTTTTTAATTCATTAAAGCAGAACATTGATGATAGCAGTATTATGCCAACGTGTTTCCCATCAGAG GTCGTGATGCTCAGAGCAGATGGGATTGGCCAGGTAACTGGGAGGATAATTATAGGCACTGCAGAAAAAATTCCACCTTCCGAGCTCATTGACACAACAGGAGCTGGGGATGCATTTATTGGAGCGGTTATATACG GCGTCTGTGCAGGCATGATGCCTGAGAAAATGTTGCCTTTTGCTGCTCAAGTG GCTGCTGCCAACTGTCGTGCTTTGGGTGCTCGAAGTGGCTTACCTTTGCGTAGTGATGCACGATTGGCACCATTGCTATAG